A single Anopheles maculipalpis chromosome 3RL, idAnoMacuDA_375_x, whole genome shotgun sequence DNA region contains:
- the LOC126563541 gene encoding cell surface glycoprotein 1-like, producing the protein MGVMLSVLVAGVGAMDLIYCLAFVSNQVTGEEPSNAIEEAPSKQLDSREQGLEQYRENLRQQIKTAPRSNVEGVTYAQDGVPYKDGYRLEPAEGAAQLDVLIEKLRILERQSQEKEHQLEQMSVQMSELERNTAEQSLIIEELRSRSVSRAHSVEPSVTYRNNLSPADVVPQIVLNEPNDSGGGADEPRPSSSKFRPIRRDDGLRRSVKRRSITSTTSLEDRAEELERLSQLEDEESAQMDDYIPIVYSRDEVDPMSRRHNISPIPESCHHHEDDERQWVPERSPEPTLAANTTRPWGDIKLEEMKEKAVIRPSRSMSIEEEDIEPPAVQLHVSESAPSNLSSHSNSPDRDRAGEPTLRRTTKEADLTSLLQQGTTESKASSSRPWTTEIIVQEDDEAMEEDYDSDGGTPGGTRTIPQFMQSKSPSPYADGQSYVAHERQPLADISNRLVPLVPTATSVSYPSRPRSPTPYDEPGSSRESTPTSLPSSPEKIPNGFVSRDSSISPHPLQHERQELPRTAPSPSPSPSPSSARSFDGDLRPGSASASVRGVTPVNDAGRKLSPLATLEVDAGTEGDTEAENDQLLSVPRTRGASSSPSPRRKHKERKRVARSVTPIDYDQTFMDSFTDQHLSVTPSELEDYINSKEAIDFVPPPLVKPPYLYPTALPSLVLTDELGTDAQFHDAMSSKSFYGQSHPHEGVTLNHRVSYVEWIKKFPDNQTSHLALEDFDSDDEEVENIIRQAGGDKPSALFPTDVPKSAGNSPQPSKPELAVTPNDVGSRSLNVDGNEFPVNLTPVYATPSPVSLVSDLSDLSQISSSSQASSQVTQPSQTLSSSLALGSPLLNSNTTHHNTSEHHFTPIASPSEQTNESSSPLSSLQSPKPTSQTNALLRPSLTVPIVASRTPSVSPLPLDISPEELVFEIGHLDGLIFEAKSREPTPSRTPSRNEQLSLLSPDELAFDIGNMGGLILGPPSHSVSPAPPTPHPSLDSSASLSPTSWDGGEQQNAAVHPAVVRNETRTNE; encoded by the exons ATGGGTGTAATGTTATCGGTTTTAGTGGCCGGAGTAGGCGCGATGGATCTGATCTACTGTCTGGCGTTTGTCTCCAATCAAGTGACTGGTGAGGAACCATCCAATGCGATTGAAGAAGCCCCCAGTAAACAGCTGGACAGTCGGGAGCAAGGGCTTGAACAGTATCGAGAAAACCTACGACAGCAAATTAAAACCGCACCGAGGAGTAATGTCGAAGGTGTAACATATGCGCAGGATGGGGTCCCTTACAAGGACGGATATCGGCTGGAACCGGCCGAAGGTGCCGCCCAGCTGGATGTGTTGATCGAGAAGTTGCGCATTCTCGAACGTCAGAGTCAGGAGAAGGAACATCAGCTGGAACAGATGAGTGTGCAGATGAGTGAGCTTGAGCGGAACACGGCCGAGCAGAGCCTCATCATTGAGGAGCTTCGATCGCGCTCGGTTAGCCGAGCGCACAGTGTTGAGCCGTCAGTCACCTATCGCAACAACCTCTCACCGGCGGACGTTGTGCCGCAAATCGTGCTGAATGAACCGAACgatagtggtggtggtgccgaTGAACCACGGCCAAGTTCGAGCAAGTTCCGTCCGATACGGCGGGACGATGGGTTGCGCAGGTCAGTAAAGCGACGGTCCATTACGTCGACCACCTCGTTGGAAGATCGTGCCGAGGAACTGGAACGATTGAGCCAGTTGGAGGATGAAGAGAGCGCACAGATGGACGATTATATCCCGATCGTGTATAGCCGGGATGAGGTTGATCCTATGAGCCGAAGGCACAACATTAGTCCTATCCCGGAGAGTTGTCATCATCATGAAGACGACGAACGGCAATGGGTACCGGAACGATCGCCGGAGCCAACACTCGCCGCTAACACCACACGACCGTGGGGTGACATCAAGCTGGAAGAGATGAAGGAGAAGGCCGTGATACGTCCTTCGAGATCAATGTCTATCGAGGAGGAAGATATTGAACCGCCCGCAGTTCAACTGCACGTGAGTGAATCGGCCCCATCGAACCTAAGCTCCCATTCCAACTCACCCGATCGGGATCGGGCCGGGGAGCCAACACTGCGACGCACAACGAAGGAAGCCGACCTGACGAGCCTGCTGCAGCAGGGAACAACGGAGAGCAAGGCAAGTAGTAGCCGTCCATGGACGACCGAAATCATTGTGCAAGAAGACGATGAAGCGATGGAGGAAGACTATGACTCTGACGGTGGTACTCCTGGCGGTACCCGGACGATCCCACAGTTCATGCAATCCAAATCCCCTTCGCCCTACGCAGACGGTCAAAGTTACGTTGCGCACGAACGGCAGCCACTCGCAGACATCTCGAATCGGCTTGTGCCGCTCGTTCCCACCGCTACATCCGTATCCTATCCCTCCCGACCGCGGTCACCGACACCTTATGACGAGCCCGGTTCTTCCCGCGAATCAACCCCAACTTCCCTACCATCGTCCCCGGAAAAGATCCCGAATGGTTTCGTATCACGCGACAGTTCCATCTCACCGCATCCGTTGCAGCACGAGCGGCAAGAGCTGCCACGAACCGCCCCATCTccgtcaccatcaccatcgccaTCGTCAGCACGGTCGTTCGAT GGAGATCTCCGGCCCGGCAGCGCGTCTGCGTCGGTACGAGGAGTGACTCCGGTGAATGATGCTGGTAGGAAGCTGTCACCTCTGGCCACTCTCGAAGTGGACGCCGGCACAGAAGGTGACACCGAGGCTGAAAACGACCAGTTGCTATCAGTGCCAAGAACACGGGGCGCCTCGTCGTCGCCATCGCCCCGACGCAAGCACAAGGAACGTAAGCGTGTCGCTAGAAGTGTTACCCCGATTGATTATGATCAGACGTTTATGGACAGTTTCACCGATCAACATCTGTCCGTTACACCGTCCGAGCTGGAAGACTACATTAACAGTAAGGAAGCGATCGATTTCGTACCTCCGCCACTGGTGAAACCGCCCTACCTGTATCCTACCGCACTTCCCAGCCTGGTGCTGACGGACGAGCTAGGAACCGATGCTCAATTTCACGATGCAATGTCATCAAAGTCTTTCTACGGACAGAGCCATCCACATGAAGGTGTCACACTCAACCACAGGGTGAGCTACGTGGAATGGATCAAAAAGTTCCCCGACAATCAAACGAGTCACTTGGCACTGGAGGACTTTGATAGCGACGATGAGGAGGTGGAAAACATTATCCGACAGGCCGGGGGCGACAAACCGTCCGCATTGTTTCCCACTGATGTGCCCAAGTCAGCTGGCAACTCACCGCAACCCTCAAAACCGGAACTCGCCGTGACTCCCAACGATGTGGGTTCAAGATCATTGAACGTGGATGGCAATGAGTTCCCGGTGAATTTGACTCCAGTTTACGCTACTCCATCGCCAGTGTCGCTTGTATCGGACCTATCGGATCTTTCCCAAatctcctcctcctcgcaAGCTTCCTCTCAAGTTACCCAACCATCCCAAACGCTTTCTTCTTCCCTTGCACTAGGATCACCGCTATTGAACAGTAATACCACACACCATAACACGTCAGAGCATCATTTTACACCGATTGCTTCACCGAGCGAACAGACAAACGAGAGTAGCTCACCACTTTCGTCATTACAATCGCCAAAACCGACATCACAGACTAACGCACTATTGCGACCGAGCCTTACCGTCCCAATCGTTGCATCCCGGACACCGTCGGTATCACCTTTGCCGCTGGACATTTCGCCCGAGGAGCTAGTGTTTGAAATCGGTCATCTTGACGGGCTGATCTTTGAAGCAAAAAGTCGCGAACCAACACCGTCAAGAACGCCGAGTCGTAACGAACAACTGTCACTGCTTAGTCCGGATGAGCTGGCATTCGATATAGGCAACATGGGCGGGCTGATCCTTGGGCCACCGAGTCACAGTGTTTCTCCAGCACCTCCTACACCTCACCCATCGCTAGACTCTTCTGCCTCCTTATCGCCCACTTCATGGGATGGTGGTGAGCAGCAGAATGCTGCAGTCCATCCAGCGGTAGTACGCAACGAAACACGAACCAACGAATAa